From a single Nicotiana tabacum cultivar K326 chromosome 8, ASM71507v2, whole genome shotgun sequence genomic region:
- the LOC142163182 gene encoding uncharacterized protein LOC142163182, whose protein sequence is MRLRSKWKKQLKKDTAGKLKSLVTAVTDSLIWFCNLMCFGLNLFSTFLLGKYDQEHEQSQEFQQQLTLKVREILTEQEWRRRKMAMRISEEEGRLKKDEEETKEMWKRKREHEEQWEGTREKRVSSWRDFMKGGKKVKKGESRPPKLKTEDPNKSYVQRPVKRG, encoded by the exons ATGAGACTAAGATCAAAGTGGAAGAAGCAGCTTAAGAAAGACACTGCTGGCAAATTGAAGTCATTAGTTACTGCG GTGACCGACTCCTTGATTTGGTTCTGTAACTTGATGTGTTTTGGACTTAATCTTTTCTCTACATTTCTACTG GGAAAATATGACCAAGAACATGAGCAGTCACAGGAATTTCAGCAGCAGCTGACGTTGAAGGTTAGAGAAATATTGACAGAACAAGAATGGCGGAGAAGAAAAATGGCAATGAGA ATATCTGAAGAGGAAGGTCGCTTGAAGAAAGATGAGGAAGAAACAAAGGAGATGTGGAAGAGAAAACGTGAGCATGAGGAGCAGTGGGAAGGAACTAGAGAAAAGAGG GTGTCCAGCTGGAGGGATTTCATGAAGGGCGGGAAGAAG GTTAAGAAAGGAGAGAGTCGGCCTCCAAAGCTTAAGACAGAAGATCCCAACAAATCTTATGTTCAAAGACCAGTTAAACGAGGTTAA